The sequence below is a genomic window from Oreochromis niloticus isolate F11D_XX linkage group LG3, O_niloticus_UMD_NMBU, whole genome shotgun sequence.
AGGAACTGTAGGTTACATTAATATTGAAGAACTAAACatcaaactaaaaacaagttAATGTCcaactgttttctgtttgttctcAACATTACTATGAATCAAAGGAGCTTCATATTAAAGAGTCATGTTGTTGTATCTAAACGAGGCAGTAATCACAGAAAATCCTccttaaatgtttatttatagacttctgtttctgttttgtatacAGACTCTGTTCAGGTTCCAATCAGACTTATAATTATAGAAATGAGTTCAAACCAAAAGAAGCTGAGTAACTATGTTTTCATTCACTTTGATTTGTTCACTcagcaaacacatttatttatagcCTTATATTTTTATAACACATAATGACTTTTTCCCCTGGAGGACAAACTCTGTAACTACAACACTGTTTCTGAATGACTGAATTACCTGCTTTGATATTTTTGCAATTTCTCAATGtgtgtcagggtcctgggtttTTTGACTaagtgttttgagtttcctgtgttttttgtcaCTCTGTATTGTGAATTATGTTCTCATTGTTGGTCTTTTGTTACTCCCTTGAGTGTAGTTTCTTGTGTTCCATGTTTAGTATTTCCCTCTTATCATCTCTAGTCTTTTGGTTCTTAGAGTTCTCTGCCTTAtggttatgtctctgtgtttcttagttgctctgtctccaccATGTCAACTTCGCGTCTCAGTgttatacttcctgttttactttgaaggtctgtgtctcatgtgagtgtatcctgctttgcttccttgtcttgtcagttctgatttctcccagctgtgccctccttctgtgtctcattccctcattattccccagtgtatttaagccctgtgtttctctgtgtcagtgttgtGTTGTCCCTCAAGCTGTGTGTTCCCTTGTTTGCCTCTCTTTAaagtttagtttatattttcccagtttagttttgtattattatttgtgTCCCACCaagccagcaataaagctgtgattttgtGTTCACCCTCATGTCTGAaagcctgcattttgggtccaactcctgcctgccacacagcgattCTTGACATTGTGTCTGTTTGTAGATGTTGTAATGAGTGAATAAAGCCAGACTGTAgattttctttattcttcttgTGCTGACTGAGCTCATGTGTTGAtgactcttcacctctgtctcctctcacaGGGAGAAGATATTCTGCAGGATcctgctgctcatcatcctcacctCATGTGTCTCTGGTTAGTTTACAACTTCACTTTATGAACTCCAAATAAAGCTCAACAACAGATTTGTTCCAGTTCTCAgtgtgtctgctcctctctttccctctctgtctcctcaacaggaTCATTTGTAGTCAATGTGACACAGACCTCCTATCAGGCAGAGGAGaaccacaacatcacactggagtGGACGTTCACCACCAAACCTGACAGATCCTCCAAAACTCTCAACATCCTCTGTGAACTCTTCATCAGTCATAAATCCTCAGTCCTGTATCATGTTCATGAAGGTGTTGAGGTGTCAGAGTCTCAGGATGCAAAGTTTTCAGGACGAGTCCAGAGTGACAAAGACGCCCTCAGAGAAGGACGAATCAGACTTCAACTGTCCAGACTCAGGACTGATGACTCGGGTCTGTACCTGTGTGAGGTCAACACTGATTATggcttcagtgttggaagatgTCGACTTAACGTCACTGGTAAGTAAAATTTCACAAGAGTTCATAATGATTTCAGTAAGAGTGAGTTAATAAAATActattataataatatttttgaTGACTCACATGTATTTGGTGTCTTTGCAGCTGTTAGAGATTGTCCTCAACCTGAGACATCAAACACAGAAAGTCAAGGAAGGATCGGAGTTTACTGTGGACTGATAGCAGCCTTGCTGcttctctgctgcttttcattcatttactgCCTGCACAAAAAGGAAGATTAGTTCTGCAGCAAAATGTACAGCTCAGCAAATGAATCACCAAAAATAATTAGATCAGCAGTGAAAATGATAATACTGGAGTTTAGTTTAATAACACAGTGCCACAAAATAATAGtgtaataatttaattttacaGGCTTAGGTATTCATTGCCACTCGGGCGGTTAATTTCTTCATGCCTAAATTCAACAACCTGCATGTGTATAACTCAGGAGCTAGGCATACAAAGAAATTCTTGCACACGTCAGTGTCTGCATTGCGCCTGCTGTTGGAGTTTTACGCTCGCAATAGAATCTTGTTTACTCTAATCAACAGACTTTTGACTGTCTGGAGGGCAGAGCCCAAAGAAACAAcactgttcttttgttttttaaacactcTGGTATTGACAAGAACCATATGATTTTcccaacaaataaaacaatatgaaCAGTAGAATTTACATGTCAACACAAAAATGTTCAGTTATGCATGAACTAGAGTATAATAATCACTTTCATCttaaaaaagaatatttaataAATGACTGACATTTTCCTGCTTTTTAGCTACTCTTCACCAGCACCACTAATTTCTGAATGGGCCTTTGAATGATGGATGTTTGGATGAGGAGTTTGCCTCATTTTCCTAACTTCCATTCTCCAATCTGCATTGTCACCTTCCGTATGAGCCTGTCTTCATCGTCATGTGCTTCAACAACTCTGGCAAGTTTCCATTCATTCAGGGAAATCCTCCTCTTTGAAGATCACAATATCACCCCCCTCCACGTTATGTCCTGCCACATGCCATTGCTGTCTCAGAACGATGTTTGCCACATATTCCTTCCTCTATCTGTGCCAAGATTGCAGATATTGGACCCTTCTCCACCATTTTTAGCATACAGATCCTTCTTGACAAATTTACCTGGAGGGGAAAATGGAAAAGAGGATTTCCTGGTGATCAAGTGATTGGTGTGAATGGCTCCAAACTTTTGGAGTCACCGATGTTATTGACAATGAGTGGGAGGTTATTCCTAATGGAGAGAGCTTCATAAAGGAAAGTCTTTAAAGAGGTATCATCCAACCTTAAATGATTGCAGTCAAGGACTGTGCTTAGTACACTTCTCACTGTCTGGATTTGATGCTCCTGGTAGTGACTCATCCCACTCTGTGCCTCTCTGACACATCTCTTGCAGCACCTTCAAGAATGACTGGGGCTAGAAACGCTAAAAGGTCATAGGAGGAAGCCACAACTGCAAGAATCCCTCAGCGTGTCTCTGACACCTTGAAGCAGAAGCTACCATTTTCACTGTTCCACATTATACCTAGCACTTTTTGGACTGGTAAATCATTATGGTTAAGGTCAACATTTTTGTTGTAACAGTGGATCATCGATGTACTTCCACCTTCATCTCCGTTGACACAGCATGATCGTGAGAATGTACTTTCTTCAACTGCGCCTTGTGTTGATGGTGTCTCTGCTGGAGAGTGATCTTCATGCAATGGAGTGTGGTGACTCTTTCTGCATATCCCACACATTGCACCGTTTCTACAGTCTTTAGAATTGTGACTTTTTCCTTAGACATACAAAACACAACTTATTTTCTAGTATGCATTTTTTCTTATCCTCTGCAGACATTTCCATTAGGCTCTTGCATTTATGTATAGAGTGGGTTTTCACCACAGCAAATACATGTGTCAGTATTTGAGTTTTGTGATTGTATGCTCCATTTCTTTGGTTTCTTAGCATCTCTCAACTTGATTGCACCAGGGTCAGATTTGGCTTTTGATCTTGATGGatccagctgctctgtgacatAACGGTTCCATTTAGATGTCACCCATTCAGAAGTTTGACTAGTATTTTCTCGTTCACAGTCATTGAGAACCTGTAAGCCCTTTATGTGAGGCATTACTACATGTTTGGAGGAAATCATTGAATTCCTGTAGCTTGTGTACTGGAATTTCCTTTATCTGATGATCTAATGCAACAGGGGGAAAGATAAATGGAAATGACACATAATTAGAAAGGGCAGTAATCCTActaacatacacacatgcagcaatgctcatgaagatcagataATATTTTAAGCATGCATTTCTGTTATTAGCATCTTGTCCGGTTGACTTAGTGGGTTGAGAAGTGATATATAGAGTAGTTGACTGTTACTATATCATGGGAAGATTCCTGAATTAAAACATGAGTGAACAGAATGCTGCAGAGGGGTTAAATGAGTGGAGACTCTAATAGATTgttgagtttcttgtttctgatgtgtggtGGAGATTTTATCATGACATACACCTGGTTACATGGGAAGAAACTCATTATCTAATAGAACATCAGTGTTTTGTGCATTGTGTGGCTGGTGGGTGGAAGGTTTGGGGGATTTATCTGGATAATGCATTTTTCGGTACCAAGTTTGTTTTATCTTTCCAAGAGAAAAGATATGCTTGGACCTGTCCTAAACTAggctttcattttattttttaacagtgcCCTTAAAAAATGAGTATGCCTTTACGTATGCTGCGCGAGAGGTTCTggtatcagcaaaaaaaaaaacaaaaacatataaggGGACTGACTGAACTGATGATGTGTGTCcctgtgtcccagggatcccaggggctatgttgtctgggggctttttgccccctggtagggtctcccatgacTAATTGGCCACttgtgagggaccagacaaagagcgattcagaagaccatcgagggaacagttcaccctgTCCAGGAAAGGGTTACCGGGCACTGCCCTGGAAGGTGCCCGATGACGAACAaatggtggccgggccttagtccttGGGGCCCGGtcgggcacagcccgaaaaaGGGACATGGGACCATCTTCCTGAAGGTCCACCACCCGCAGAAGGTGCCGTGGGGGTTGGGTGCATTGTGAGCCTGgctaccaagactggcaattgtgacatggaatgtcacctctctggtggggaagtaGCCTGTGTtagcgtgaggttgagaggtgcCGGCTAggtatagtcgggctcacctcaaTGCACTGCTTGGCCTCTgaaaccagtctcctggagaggggctggattCTGTCTCAGTCTAGAGTTGCCCCTGGTGGGAGgtggcgggctggggtgggtaccTTGGCTTGGCTTGCTGCCTGTATgttggatgagagggtttgttccctgctcCTCCATATAAGGAGCAGGGACAGTcaggaacgggtcctgactgtcgtctgcACTCATGTGCCAAGTGTCGGTTCAGAATACCCAGGTTGGTGGCAGAACCCCTTGGGTGGATGAGATctgccccgagttcctgaaggttCTGGAggttgtagggctgtcttggttgacatgcctctacaatgttgtgtggagatcaggggcagtacccctcaattggcagaccggggtggtgattcccatctttaagaaaggggacgggagggtgtgttccaactacactCCTCAACCTCCCTGAGAAGGTCTATACCAGGGTGCTGGAAAAGAGAGTCCATCTGTTAGTCAAACcttggatacaggaggaacagcATGGGAGTTTGCCAAGCCAGTCTACccgtgttttgtgtttttgtcgaCCGTGTTCCTTGGGTGTCCTGTGGGGTTTGCTATGGGAGTATGGAGTGTCTGGCACATTGCTACGGGACATTCGATCCTTATGgaaccgttgcaagagcttggtctgcATAGCCGACAATAAGTCGGACTCattcctggtgggtgatgggctccgccagggctaccctttgtcactgattctgtttGTAATTTTTATCGACAGAATTTTTATGGGCAGCCAAGTGgtggaaggctttcacttgggtggtctcagaatctcatctctgcttttcgcggaagatgtggttctgttggcttcattgggtcatggcctccagctcgcttTGGAaaggttcgcagccgagtgtgaagcggtgggaatgagaatcagcacctccaaatctgacgccatggtcctcagccggaaaagggtgagGACCAAgggaacaccttggtgttcccccggacaagctggaggaggtggctggggagaggaagGTTTGGGCATCtgtgcttgggctgctgcccctgcgacccagccccggataagcggatgtagatggatggatggatggatggatggatattcaATGTcatgaactctgtgtggcaggcaggattggATGCAAATGTAGACTCTTCGACAGGACTTACACACAAAAAGCTTTATTGCTTGTCAGCGTTATTGCCGGAACAAGTTAATGCAGGAAACTGGAAATCCTAGGAACTAAAcaatgaacaaaaacacagctggtATGAGAGAGAACATGATACTGGACAGAGGGAAAcagagggcttaaatacacaatgCAATGACGAGGAGCGAGGGAACCACAAGGGAGCATGAAAAAGGAGACAAGAGAGACATGGCAGGCAGGGGAAACATGGATAAACACAATAGACAGGGAAACGTACAATGAAACataaggagggaaaaaagacaCAAGGACTCACAAACATATATAAAACCCAGACACATATAGAGAGACACCAAGGGCTAAGACACAAGGGAATCTAATAATCAAGGAACTAAACAGCATAACTAATGAACCAGAACATAAACCATAATACAAAATTTTAccaaaacaagaaactcaaaatgctggttcaaaaggacccagaaccatgacttTAAATG
It includes:
- the LOC102080646 gene encoding uncharacterized protein LOC102080646, which gives rise to MSVERRGDSSIALSPPCQLRVSVLYFLFYFEGLCLMEKIFCRILLLIILTSCVSGSFVVNVTQTSYQAEENHNITLEWTFTTKPDRSSKTLNILCELFISHKSSVLYHVHEGVEVSESQDAKFSGRVQSDKDALREGRIRLQLSRLRTDDSGLYLCEVNTDYGFSVGRCRLNVTATLHQHH